aacgtaggagtccttacagtccaggtgtgtgagggccagatggagggttgtggtgatggcgtcgtccgtggaacggttaggatgatatgcaaactgcaagtggtccagcgagggtggtagctgtgacttgatgtgcctcatgacgagcctctcgaagcatttcatcacgattggtgtgagtgcaatgggacggtagtcattgaggcaggaaaccgtagacttctttggcacagggacgatgggcgttgtcttgaggcatgtagggatgatggagctgctcagcgagatgttgaagatgtcagtgaagacatctgctagctgctctgcacactccctgagaactctgccaggaatgttgtctggtccagcagactttcgtgggttaactctgcatagagttctcctcacgtcagccgtggtgagacagagcactgggtcattaggaggagggatggtcttcctcactgttgtgttgttctgtgcctcaaaccaagcgtagaagtcgttcagcgcatctggaagggaggcatcactgtcacaggaaggtgaagttgtcctgtagttggtgatcgcctgaatgccctgccacatgcgccgggagtctctgctgttctggaagtggccgtggattctctgggcgtgtgcacgcttcgcctctctgatggctcgggacagtttggcccttgctgtttttaaggccgccctatcccctgatctgaaggcagagtctctcgacttcaggagagcacgcactttcgcagtcatccacggcttctggttggagcgatGCTGAAGGTgaccgaaatccacaataatgtcgtttgaacagttgatattgagatatgtctgctactgatgctctgtaaagccttcataacggctctaatctgaggtgctgttaattggtgatttctgaggttggtcactctaaatgaacttctcctctgcagcagaggtcagttttggtcttgctttactgggatggtcttcatgtgagccagtttcatcatggtgcttgatgggttttgcaaatgcacttgacaatactgttcttggaagaactattccagaacacctgaccttcgtgtcttaaaataacaactgactggtttttgttgtcattacatatggattactgaagtccatgtgtgttatttcatagttttgaaatctccagtattgttctagaatgtagaaaataaatccctgaacaaaaaacaattttgactggtagtgtatgttgcactggataagggtgtgtgccaaatgctgtaaatgtcttTCACTCAGAACAGGAGGTAATAAATAACCACTAATTGCTTTGCAAGAAGTCAGTTGAATGGTGAATTTAAGCTACTCTATTGATTTCATAAATTTGTAAATGTGACTGaaagtataaaaatatgtaaatatgaaagAGTCAGTGCTTCACCAGCTACAAACCTCACTGCACATCACTTGATCACTGgaaaatgtgtttgtatgtgtgattgcaGGTCTGCATTTATAATTGAAGTGCTTAGATTCCAGAGAACGCATCACAACAACCCGAAAATGAGTTCACCTGCTAAAGATGAGAGGTGAGCCTGTATATTATTGATTTATGTTTTCTGGTTGTCTGTCTGAGCCCAAGAAGAAGAATGGGTTACTGGACTTTAAATCTGAATCACAAGATCAGAGTTGTAATTTCCTCACTTCATCAATAATACTCTTCTATATGGTGTGTTTCAAGAAGGTGGGAACAGAAGTGTGGACATTCAGCATGATATTGTTGAGCATAATCCAATGATTAAAGTCTATGGCAAAGTCCATGGCAGGCAAAGCAGCACAGGCAGATAAAACATATCGCGCATTCACAGAGTAATTAAGATAGAATCAATAACAGGTTATAAGCACATGGCACATAGTCATGGGAAACACTGcaatgaaaaaaatgtgtagCAGTTTTATGTTTCTGCTATGTAGAAAGAGAAATATACACTTACAGTacatattgtttttaattagatatCAGAAAGAAAGGTCTGTCTCACCTGAAACTAGTGGTGTGTCTATGAAGAGTGACCAGTCAATGGGTTCACCAATAACCTTTCAACaggcagagaaagaaaggtagGTAATGTCACATGAACAATTTTATATACTTACACTACACTCTAGTTTAATAACAATGATCACCATTGCTGTCTgaaaagtgttttttgtttttaaccagAACTGTATCTAAGAAGAGGAAGACGGTAAACGAGCCACTTGAACAGACACAGAGGTCTAAAAGGAAAAAGTAAGAAATTTCTCATTAACAAATTTTAATACCAACATAGCCCTAacattgcatttttttaatgtatctaATTCTGTtgagaaattaaataaagttcACATTGCCTGTCCAGGTTGTGGATTTTGAATCAGACTGGTGTGGGAAATCTGACCCTAGTTCAGTTTTCAAGAGCCTGTCATATATTACAATTTGTTGTAACACAAGAGAATTTCCAAAACAGAGCAACACTGataccaaaataaaaacagtattcAGTGACAAACCAGTGTTCTTCTAACATGCGGATCAAAGACACAATACATAATCTCAGCATTATGCTTATAAAGGTCAATACTTTAATCATGGTCCCTTGCAGAGGTCAGAGCACATGCAACAAAAACTAACCAAGAATAATCCGTGATCCATGATCCAGGAAATCAGATAACAGAAAAACTAGGCACAAACTTTCAGTAATGCACTACAGCTCTGAATCCTTGTGCAAAGGTCATATGATGACTAGAGGCTGGTATTGTCTATGAGACACAAGGACATCTGCAGACAGCACTAGGGGAAAAGCAGCAGAGACAAACTAAAAGCATATACTGTAGGTGAGAGATGGAGTGGTGTTAAAGGAGCAGCAACAATGAGGACCTCCATGAAGGAATGCGAAAGTTTATGAAATATGCTGCTGACTGAAAACATGATGATGAAACTTTGAGAACCAGCAATCACCAACACTTCCTTTGCTGTTTCATAATGAGTTTTGGAAGTaagccaaagaaaaaaaaattcaagcacATGGCACTTGTAGAAACACTCTGAAACTTAaaaaacacttacagtacatattgtttttaattagatatCAGAAAGAAAGGTCTGTCTCACCTGAACCCAGCGGTGTGTCTATGAAGAGTGACCAGTCAATGGGTTCACCAATAACCTTTCAACaggcagagaaagaaaggtaaGTAATGTCTCTAGATGGCAATAGAATCTTTACACTATATGAGTACAGATGTTTCTTTAGGCTATTTAAACAAGtgtcatatatatacacattggCCATGAGATTCGTCAGAAGGCAGTGTGCATTGTGGCAGGCATGGCAGGGGTCCAGGAGGGGAGTCGTGGTAGTAGCCTCCGAGGGTGAGCGTTTCTTCAGGGCGACCAACTCCAATTTAACAGTTTGCAGGTTCTGGGTGAGTCCTTGGGTCACCACCTGTTGCTGCAGGCTGACCTCCAGAAGGTACTTAATGATCTGGTCCTTGCTGTCTACGGGCTGGGGTGTCACGCTCATGCCTGCATTCTCCACCAGTATAGCGCGTTTGGCTACAGGGGtgagcaaacacacagacaagagGGTTGGGTGATTACAGTGCGAGCAAATGTATTACTTTTAGGAATTTAAGAGAGAAGAGTGCATGGGAGAATTAGGGAGGTGAGGAGGAGGTGAGAAAAGggccagagagagaaagagagagagatgggaaaaAAGGGGAAAAGGAGAGTGAAGGAGACAACGTAACTTGTGTAGTGAAATTGGAGGTAGTGTTCAGGAGGACAGCCAGAGGAGGGTCAGTGGTCCTGAGCAGACTCCaggaattttatatatatatataaaataaagttaacAGTTATTTGTTTCAGTAACTTTGTTGTAAGACTGAATTACTTGCCTCACTAACTTATTGCTGTCTTTAATTAAAGTGACAAACCTGCTATTTCCAGTCCTCCAGTGGGGAAGGAAACTAAACTCCAGGTATGTATTTACAGTAtgattgcatgtgtgtgaggattAAGGTTCTGTTGCTGCTCTGGTCCATGCTTGCTCTAACATGTCTTGATCTGAATATATGTTTTGGTTTCATCTCAGTTTAATCTTTATGTTATGAATAAAGTGAATTATTATGAACTACCTTCTCCGGTCATTgcttcagtgtgtgagtctcgGCTTCCCATTTACCACGTCCCATTTACCACgactcacacacaacaaaaactctttttctttatcttttttggTTTATCCTGGAGATCCAGCTGGTCCAGTATTTTTGTGCCTATTTCTTGCAGTCCAGGTTTTCCTgagatcttttaagtcctgcTTCAATCTAGGAGCATTAAAGCATTGTTTTACTGTAAGTTTATTCACTTCAGATATCTCCTATCCAATACTACCAGGGCTGTTTATCCTAGACTCTTAACCGAACCTTCAATTAATTGCCTTATCATAGGTTTCGTTTATATTTCCCCTAGTTCCCCCAAGTTATTTGTCTAATTCTCTTCATGTAGAATCTGACTCCAGGGTTGTGTTGATTTCTTACAGGTCTTCTAACCAAATTAGGACTTGGTTTCAGGGGTTGAACATTAGCTATTGTCTCTGAAACATCACTCTGTAAATACCCTTAGAAATACTGCTGTAGTTCCTGAAGGTCTTAGCACACGTAGGCCTTTGGCATCAGTTATGTCTGTGTCTAAAGGACTTTGTTCCTTGCTTCTGAATCCACCTGCTCTAGCATTGCAGTTTCTTTTCCTCAGTTCCCTTTCCTTCTCATTACTCCTGTTTTAGCTCTGTTCTCCCTGTTCCTCTAGTCTGTGTGCTTGTTGTAAAAGGTTTACAGAAAACCTTTGCTATGGAGGCACTTAGACATAGATTTCCTTTGGGATTGTCACAGGTTCTTCATTCATGTCCTTGATAGTGTTAGGTTTACGCACTGTAAAATTGTCTTGTGGTGGACAATAGGAACTGGTGTTTGAGGTTAGTTTTTTAATATAGGTTGTATACTGTTTTATACTGTACACAGATTCTCGTCAACATATCCAAAAATCTCACCCTCCCTAATCTGAAAGCGCATATGAAACATCACTCTGCACCATGCTTTCTTCAGGTCTCTAGTAAAGCTCCACTGCCTACCATTCCTCAAGATCTCTTAGATAAGAGTTTTTGTTGAGGTCTTTTAAACAATTAGGAGCTGcactttattaaattattatacatAAATCCTTCCAAAAGGAAGAATCAGAAGGAAGAAACCCTTTTTATTGTGTTACATTGAACCTTTTTGTTAACACTGCATGCAGTATTTTGCTATAGGTATCCTAAAATTCTTACTGAGTTCAAACAAAGtataacagcatttctttattAATCCGTTACTAAgtgttaattaaattaattaagttGTTAATTTGATTAAGTATTTCTCTTTAGCATCTGACACGAATGACTGGGGAAAAAGAACTTCGGAGCAGTACCAGAGGTGAGGTTCAGAACATCATGCatgtgcagaaaaaaaacatatatttacTCATATCATAATTGTAATTTTTTGTTTACGTGTAAAGAATATTCTTAAGTTAATTAAACTCTAAAATCCAACACGTTAGTGATTCTAAAACACTTACAGAATGAAAATTTTGTATTGCCTTCTTTGTTTCTTCAGTGCTGGACCCTTCAAGGGTAAAAAACTTCAAATCCAAACTACAGATAAAATTTCAGAATATTAATGAGGGAATCCCAATGCATGGGAAATCAAGACTTCTAAATGAGACTTACACAGAActctacatcacatcacatcctgGGTGTGGACACAtcagtgatgaacatgaggtcaGAAGTATTGAAAGGACATGTAGGATACAAACAACAGGAGGAGTCTCTCAAGAGAAGTCCATCAattataatgacatttttaaacCCTTACCTGGAGATGAGAAACCCATCAGAACTGTGCTAACAGAAGGCATTGCTGGAATTGGGAAAACGGTGTCTGTGCAGAAGTTTGTTCTGGACTGGACTGAAGGAAAAGCAAATCAGGATTTGGACTTCATTTTTCCATTTAACTTTAGGGAGTTGAATTATAACAAAGGAGAACATCTCAGTTTTTTGGAGCTTCTCCACTTTTTCTTCCCAGAAACCAAAGAACTTCAAATAGACTATCATCATTACAAAATCATGCTCATCTTTGATGGACTGGATGAGTCTCGTATTTCTCCTGATTTCCTAAGCACCAAAATGTTGACTGATCTAACAGAGTCAGCTCCAATAGAGGTTCTGTTAACAAATCTTATTATAGGGAATCTCCTTCCATCTGCATTCCTCTGGATAACATCTCGACCAGCAGCATCCAGTCAGATTCCTGCTGTTTATATTGACAGAGTTACAGAGGTACGAGGGTTCAATGACCCTCAGAAAGATGAGTACTTCCGGAAAAGAATCAGTGATCAAACCCTGGCTGataaaataatcacacacctAAAGTCATCACGAAGTCTTTACATTATGTGCCGCATTCCAGTCTTCTGTTGGATTTCAGCAACTGTACTTGAGGGAATGTTCTGTGAAGCAGAAACTGAAGAGGTCCCCAAGACCCTGACTCAAATGTTCACACATTTCCTGATCTTACAGATCAAACGTGGATTCCAAAAGTACAAAATACAGGAAATGAATCCTGGACAGATTTCAGACATTGTACTCAAACTGGGAAAGCTGGCGTTCCAGCAGCTGGATAAAGgaaacctgatcttctatgagTACGACCTCACTGAGTGTGGGATTGATGTCCAAGAGGCCACAGTGTACTCAGGAGTCTGCACTCAGATCTTTATTGAGGAAATCACTTCACTGGGGAAAGTGTACAGCTTTGTGCATCTGAGTGTTCAGGAGCATCTTGCAGCTATGTATGCATTTCTCTCATGTATCAATGGAAATCTCTCAAAACAACAATCCCCTGAAATCTTTGGACTCTCGAGCAAGGCAACACTGATAGACCTCCTGAAGAGGGCAGTGGACAAGGCCCTAAAGAGTAAGAATGGACACCTGGACCTTTTCCTGCGCTTCCTTAtgggtctctcactggagtccaatGCAATTCTTTTTAAATGCCTACTGACAGAGACAGGACGCAGCTCTCTGACCAAAGATGCTGCTGTCACAAACATGGAAATAACCATGTACATTAAGGAGAACATTGGAAAGAATCCAACACATTCACCAAagaaatccatcaatctgttccattgtctgaatgaactgaatgacCAGTCTCTGGAACAGGAGGTTCAAGTCTTTTTGAGTAAAACAGCAAATCATTGCCTCCATGGAGTCAAACTTTCTCCAGTTCAGTGGTCAGCTATTGTCTTCTTGTTGCTGAACTCAAAAAAGGGGTTAGAAGAGTTCAACCTACAGCAGTATGCAGCATCGGATGACTGTTTGATGAAACTCCACCAAGTGGTTGCAGAGTCCAGAAAAGCTCTGTAAGTGTGAATACAAATGacaagtgtttgtgtaacataTTAAGCTCATTCAAACAAGAGACATAGCGAGTTAGTCTAAATTGACCACAATGCCTGTCAGATTCAGTAGACtcagttttattgttattaaggAGCCGTGCCGTTCCAACAGGATAATGAGGTGTTTTTATTGTAACCAGGTAAAGAAGCAGGACTGTTTTATGTAAAATGAGATTAAGCAACAGATAGTAGCAATATTCAGTACTTTTAAATGTCTTAAATCAATTTTTCGATTAGTTTAAGTCTAAATACTTAAGGGCATGTGTTGTTTAACTTTTTTGTTGCAGGCTGTGTAATAGTAATCTTACAAAGAAAAGTTGTAAAGTTCTGATAAAAGTTCTCAGCTCAGACTCTTCATGTCTGAGAGAGCTGGACCTGAGCGATAATGAtctgcaggattcaggagtcAAACTGCTCGCTGAAGGGTTGAAGAGTCCACAGTGTAAGTTAGAGGTCCTACGGTAAGAGCGCTATTTTCTTCTTGTGTACATCAAATCAAGCAATCATTAACCAAATGTACAGTTGGACAAGCAGGGTGGGCAGAATAATTTGCAAATGCAAATTGATAGTTATTTTGAGATGTGGATCTGTAAGTAATGTGACTTTATTGTGGAGGTAGTATATTCCTACTATATTGTGAGATTCCTCTCTTATTTGTCTCTCAGACTTGCCAGTTGCAAGCTCACAGAGAAAAGTTGTGCAGTTCTTGCTTCAGTTTTCCATTCCAACCTGATGTATCTGACAGAGCTGTGTCTCAGCCACAATGAcctgcaggattcaggagtaAAGCACCTCTCAGAGGCTCTGCAAAGCCCAAATTGTAAACTAGAGATACTAAGGTGAGAACACATTTTTTCATGCAGATATAGATTAAGTTTAAATAGGAACACtgagaataaaatagaaaattaaaaatcGTATTGATTCAGTTTAGATAGGTCTACAGTACAAGTACATTTGTATATGAATTATACTGATAAATTCTGCAACAGACACTTGAGATCAGTCTTTTTTCCTGCAGGTTACAAGACTGTAAAATTACAAAGGAAGGCTGTGCTGCACTTGCAGGAGCTCTGAGGTCAAATCCACACCTAAGAGAGCTCGATCTGCGAGCTAATAATTTGGGAgaccaggaagtgaagttgCTATCTGAAATAAAGGAAGATGAAAAGTACACACTGCAGAAGTTGGAGTGAGTTACTGATATTAACTGCTGGAAAACATTTCCCAAACAACATATTGATGATTGATGATAATCAGCACCACGGCTGTGCGATGTGGCTTAGCATAACACAAAGCTATTGTAATGATCCTGAAGCTGATTAACTTTCTAAAACAGCACAACCACCCAATTTTTAACTTATTAATGTTGTGGTAGCTCAGATCTTTGAGGAACAGAGCACAGACATGGAGAGAGGTGGTTATGGCACAAACATAGGTTTTATTCAGCAGTAAGGCTGTAAATCAGCAGGTTTTAGCAGGCAAAAATAAGTGCTCAAAGAGAGGCAAAATGTGCACTTCAGGTGTCCAAAACAGCAGTGGTGTTGAAATGGTACTGTCCGTTCAGCAGCAAAGCGGTAATAGCACAATGAGCGATATAATGCAGGTGAAAGACAGCAGTACATGTATCACCATCACAATGTGCAGTTCATACTTTTAACCTTTTGCAGTTACATTGAATGTTCCTGAATGTTCATGAACCTAGGTATCTGCTGTTCTCACTTATTattgcagctataaacagtttcCTTACCTGAAACTGAAACCTGAAACTTTATCATATCATTGATTACACATATTTTTAATATGGATTTGGTCAGCAGGCCAGGAACATTTTGGAGGACCACTCTGTAGCTAGGTTGGAAACTGCAAAGATATGCTGGATGGTTCTAGACTCTCTGCTGGGCCCTCTGTGCCTGTTCTGTGTGATCTCTAGTGATTGGGTTAATGCAGTCAATGTGGCTATGTAACTGTTGCATATATTTGAAACAGAAGGATGAGGATTGTTTTTCATGCATCTTCTTAACTACATCTAGCAATTCTCTGGGCCTCCTTCCAAAGAGCAA
The sequence above is drawn from the Hemibagrus wyckioides isolate EC202008001 linkage group LG04, SWU_Hwy_1.0, whole genome shotgun sequence genome and encodes:
- the LOC131351821 gene encoding NLR family CARD domain-containing protein 3-like isoform X1, encoding MSSPAKDERYQKERSVSPETSGVSMKSDQSMGSPITFQQAEKERTVSKKRKTVNEPLEQTQRSKRKKYQKERSVSPEPSGVSMKSDQSMGSPITFQQAEKESDKPAISSPPVGKETKLQHLTRMTGEKELRSSTRVLDPSRVKNFKSKLQIKFQNINEGIPMHGKSRLLNETYTELYITSHPGCGHISDEHEVRSIERTCRIQTTGGVSQEKSINYNDIFKPLPGDEKPIRTVLTEGIAGIGKTVSVQKFVLDWTEGKANQDLDFIFPFNFRELNYNKGEHLSFLELLHFFFPETKELQIDYHHYKIMLIFDGLDESRISPDFLSTKMLTDLTESAPIEVLLTNLIIGNLLPSAFLWITSRPAASSQIPAVYIDRVTEVRGFNDPQKDEYFRKRISDQTLADKIITHLKSSRSLYIMCRIPVFCWISATVLEGMFCEAETEEVPKTLTQMFTHFLILQIKRGFQKYKIQEMNPGQISDIVLKLGKLAFQQLDKGNLIFYEYDLTECGIDVQEATVYSGVCTQIFIEEITSLGKVYSFVHLSVQEHLAAMYAFLSCINGNLSKQQSPEIFGLSSKATLIDLLKRAVDKALKSKNGHLDLFLRFLMGLSLESNAILFKCLLTETGRSSLTKDAAVTNMEITMYIKENIGKNPTHSPKKSINLFHCLNELNDQSLEQEVQVFLSKTANHCLHGVKLSPVQWSAIVFLLLNSKKGLEEFNLQQYAASDDCLMKLHQVVAESRKALLCNSNLTKKSCKVLIKVLSSDSSCLRELDLSDNDLQDSGVKLLAEGLKSPQCKLEVLRLASCKLTEKSCAVLASVFHSNLMYLTELCLSHNDLQDSGVKHLSEALQSPNCKLEILRLQDCKITKEGCAALAGALRSNPHLRELDLRANNLGDQEVKLLSEIKEDEKYTLQKLEL
- the LOC131351821 gene encoding NLR family CARD domain-containing protein 3-like isoform X2 — protein: MSSPAKDERYQKERSVSPETSGVSMKSDQSMGSPITFQQAEKERTVSKKRKTVNEPLEQTQRSKRKKYQKERSVSPEPSGVSMKSDQSMGSPITFQQAEKESDKPAISSPPVGKETKLQHLTRMTGEKELRSSTRVLDPSRVKNFKSKLQIKFQNINEGIPMHGKSRLLNETYTELYITSHPGCGHISDEHEVRSIERTCRIQTTGGVSQEKSINYNDIFKPLPGDEKPIRTVLTEGIAGIGKTVSVQKFVLDWTEGKANQDLDFIFPFNFRELNYNKGEHLSFLELLHFFFPETKELQIDYHHYKIMLIFDGLDESRISPDFLSTKMLTDLTESAPIEVLLTNLIIGNLLPSAFLWITSRPAASSQIPAVYIDRVTEVRGFNDPQKDEYFRKRISDQTLADKIITHLKSSRSLYIMCRIPVFCWISATVLEGMFCEAETEEVPKTLTQMFTHFLILQIKRGFQKYKIQEMNPGQISDIVLKLGKLAFQQLDKGNLIFYEYDLTECGIDVQEATVYSGVCTQIFIEEITSLGKVYSFVHLSVQEHLAAMYAFLSCINGNLSKQQSPEIFGLSSKATLIDLLKRAVDKALKSKNGHLDLFLRFLMGLSLESNAILFKCLLTETGRSSLTKDAAVTNMEITMYIKENIGKNPTHSPKKSINLFHCLNELNDQSLEQEVQVFLSKTANHCLHGVKLSPVQWSAIVFLLLNSKKGLEEFNLQQYAASDDCLMKLHQVVAESRKALLCNSNLTKKSCKVLIKVLSSDSSCLRELDLSDNDLQDSGVKLLAEGLKSPQCKLEVLR